In Actinoplanes lobatus, the DNA window ATGACCAGCTTCTCCTGGTTCTCCGGCCACAACGAATCGTCAAGGAAGTGCATGGGGTCTCCTTGGGGATCAGAACGTTTTGTCGCCGATGACGCCGGCGCGTTCCATCTTGCGGACGGCGGGCCAGTAGTCCTGTACGGCGTAGTGCTGGGTGCTGCGGTTGTCCCAGATCGCGAAGCTGTTGCGCGTCCACCGCCAGCGCACCTGGTACTCCGGAATGGCGGCCTGGCGGATCAGATAGTTGAGCAGTTCGCTGCCGCCGGGGGTGTAGTCGAACCCGAATCGCACGTTCGCCGGCGTGTGGAAGTTGGTGAAATGCGTGGTGAACGCGTTGACGAACAGCACCTTCTCCCCGGTCTCCGGGTGCGTGCGGACCACCGGGTGTTCGGCGTCGGGGAACCGTTGGTGCAGGGCGAGGCGCTGCTCGATCGGCATGTTCGCCCCGAAGGACGCCTCGATGCTGTGCCGGGCCCGCAACCCCTCGATCCGGGTTTTCACCTCGTCGGGCAGCCGCCGATAGGCCTCGGCCATGTTCACCCAGATCGTGTCACCACCGACCGGCGGGCCTTCGACCATCCGCAGCACACAACCCAGCGGCGGGGCTTCCCGCCAGGTCGCGTCGCAGTGGTAGGCGTTCTCGTAGTGTTCGGCCGGGCTGTCCAGGTCCTTGTAGATACGCACCAGACCGGGATGGTCCGGGTCGCTGCCGGCCACCGGA includes these proteins:
- a CDS encoding TauD/TfdA dioxygenase family protein: MQDTIDPATEPVTAPASPFEVHPLTVHIGAELRGVDLGEVSRNSDLFAELRSLLLRYKVLFVRDQDISRAEHVALAERFGPLEDHPVAGSDPDHPGLVRIYKDLDSPAEHYENAYHCDATWREAPPLGCVLRMVEGPPVGGDTIWVNMAEAYRRLPDEVKTRIEGLRARHSIEASFGANMPIEQRLALHQRFPDAEHPVVRTHPETGEKVLFVNAFTTHFTNFHTPANVRFGFDYTPGGSELLNYLIRQAAIPEYQVRWRWTRNSFAIWDNRSTQHYAVQDYWPAVRKMERAGVIGDKTF